One region of Acidimicrobiales bacterium genomic DNA includes:
- a CDS encoding 3-hydroxybutyryl-CoA dehydrogenase, whose translation MSTKRIGIVGSGIMGSGVAECAAVSGHEVVLRSRQQATADKALGSLDKSLSRAVSKDRMSEADKAAALALVTATSELERLADCDLVLESVVEDLATKKHLFSELDRVCGDSTVLATNTSTLAVIDMAMETGRPDRVCGIHFFNPAPSMALVELVRPLTASDTTMATARAFAEECGKTPVEVKDEAGFVVNALLFPYLNSAVKLFERGVATKEDIDAAMKGGCGFPMGPFALLDLVGLDTSLAIIDALYAEHREPSQAAAPLLRRMVTAEQLGRKSGRGFYDYHRS comes from the coding sequence ATGTCGACCAAGCGGATTGGAATCGTCGGTTCGGGGATCATGGGCTCGGGCGTCGCCGAGTGCGCTGCCGTGTCCGGTCACGAGGTTGTGCTGCGGTCGCGTCAGCAAGCGACGGCAGACAAGGCGCTGGGCAGCCTGGACAAGTCGCTCTCCAGGGCGGTGTCCAAGGATCGGATGAGCGAGGCCGACAAGGCCGCCGCGCTCGCCCTCGTCACCGCCACCTCGGAGCTGGAGCGCCTGGCGGACTGTGACCTGGTGCTCGAGTCGGTCGTGGAGGACCTGGCGACAAAGAAGCACCTCTTCAGCGAGCTCGACCGCGTCTGCGGCGACTCAACCGTGCTGGCGACCAACACGTCGACCCTGGCCGTCATCGACATGGCCATGGAGACGGGGCGCCCGGACCGGGTGTGCGGGATCCACTTCTTCAACCCCGCTCCGTCGATGGCGCTGGTAGAGCTCGTCCGCCCGCTCACCGCCAGCGACACGACCATGGCTACGGCCCGCGCCTTCGCCGAGGAGTGCGGCAAGACACCGGTCGAGGTCAAGGACGAGGCGGGGTTCGTGGTGAACGCCCTCCTGTTCCCGTACCTCAACAGCGCCGTCAAGCTGTTCGAGCGGGGCGTGGCGACCAAGGAGGACATCGACGCGGCCATGAAGGGGGGCTGCGGCTTCCCGATGGGGCCGTTCGCGCTCCTCGACCTGGTCGGGCTGGACACGAGCCTGGCCATCATCGACGCCCTCTACGCCGAGCACCGGGAGCCGAGCCAGGCCGCCGCACCCCTGCTCCGCCGCATGGTCACCGCCGAGCAGCTCGGACGAAAGTCGGGCCGGGGCTTCTACGACTACCACCGGTCCTGA
- a CDS encoding Type 1 glutamine amidotransferase-like domain-containing protein, producing the protein MAGTIALVGGAEWQEGCDFDAELLAHAGGEVLVLPTAAAYEHPDRAVATAERWFSSIGGRAKGLMVLSRPDAEQEANAAVLRTSPFVYLGGGSPLHLRSVLKESLVWDALLDAWHAGATIAGSSAGAMALTDPMVDPRGGAFTLGLGLVEQLAVIPHAASWSHEKVDRTLALAPRGVAVARIEERTALLRDPDGHWRVAGAGDVSVFVDQHEAGLQALPG; encoded by the coding sequence GTGGCGGGGACGATCGCCCTCGTGGGTGGCGCCGAGTGGCAGGAAGGATGCGACTTCGATGCCGAGCTGCTGGCCCACGCCGGCGGCGAGGTGCTCGTCCTGCCCACGGCCGCCGCCTACGAGCACCCCGACCGGGCCGTGGCCACAGCGGAGCGCTGGTTCTCGTCGATCGGCGGTCGAGCCAAGGGCCTGATGGTGCTCAGCCGACCCGACGCCGAGCAGGAAGCCAACGCCGCTGTCCTGCGGACCAGCCCGTTCGTGTACCTGGGCGGGGGGTCGCCGTTGCACCTGCGGTCGGTGCTGAAGGAGTCCCTCGTGTGGGACGCCCTGCTCGACGCCTGGCACGCCGGGGCGACCATCGCCGGCTCGTCGGCCGGCGCCATGGCGCTGACCGATCCGATGGTGGACCCGAGGGGTGGGGCCTTCACCCTCGGGCTGGGCCTGGTGGAGCAGCTGGCGGTGATCCCCCACGCCGCCAGCTGGTCACACGAGAAGGTGGACCGGACGCTCGCCCTCGCGCCCCGCGGGGTCGCAGTGGCTCGGATCGAAGAGCGCACGGCCCTGCTGAGGGACCCCGACGGCCACTGGCGCGTCGCCGGCGCCGGCGACGTCAGCGTCTTCGTCGACCAGCACGAGGCTGGTCTCCAAGCGCTCCCCGGCTAG